The Candidatus Zixiibacteriota bacterium genome contains the following window.
CTCGCGCGCGCCTACAACACGGTGGTGCCGCCGAGCGGCAAGATCCTCTCCGGAGGCGTCGATTCGAACGCGCTGCACAAGCCGAAGAAATTCTTCGGGGCCGCGAGAAACATCGAGGACGGAGGCAGCCTGACCATCATCGCCACGGCTCTGATCGATACGGGCAGCCGGATGGACGAGGTGATCTTCGAGGAATTCAAGGGCACCGGCAACATGGAAGTGCACCTCGACCGCCGGCTGATGGACAAGCGCGTCTTTCCGGCGATCGACATCAACAAGTCCGGGACGCGGAAGGAAGAGCTGCTCATCGCCAAGGAAGACCTCAACCGCATCTGGATCCTGCGGAAAGTGCTGTCCCAGCTGAGCGTGGTCGAGGCGATGGAATTCCTGCTGGACAAGATGCGCGGTACCAAGAGCAACAAGGAATTCCTCGAGTCGATGAACCAGTAGAAGCCTGCTTTCCGGTCCTCTCGCCTTGCGTGCCCGACCGATCTTTGTTAAAAAACGCAAGGCTGCCGTTTCGGTCGACCGAGCCGCCACCCGGCGGCGCAGGTGCGCCCGCATGCGGCCTGTACCAGTGCCGAACATTCCACACCCTGCCCGATCTCCCATCCGAGGTGCCCATGGGGTCCGGGGGAGAGAAGACGACAGGGGAGGCTGAAACCAAAGGAGACAAGCGTTCATGGCTGAAATCTCGATGAAGCAGTTGCTGGAGGCCGGAGTGCATTTCGGCCACCAGACCAGTCGCTGGAACCCGAAGATGAAGCCGTACATCTTCGGCGCCCGCAACGGCATTCACATCATCGACCTGCAGCAGACCGTGTCGATGTTCAAGGAAGTCGAAGCTGTGGTCCGCAACCTGGCCGCGTCCGGGGGCCACATCCTGTTCGTCGGAACCAAGAAACAGGCCCAGGACGCGATCAAGGAGGAAGCCGAACGATGCGGCATGTTCTACGTCCATAACCGCTGGCTGGGCGGGACGCTCACGAACTTCACGACGATCCGGCAGAGCATCGAGCGCCTGCGCAAGCTCGAGGAGATGGAAAACGACCCGAAAATCGTGGAAGCGCTCACGAAAAAGGAGATGCTGGGCCTGAAACGCGAGCGCGAGAAGCTCGAGCAGGCCCTGGGCGGGATCAAGGGGATGAAAAAGCTTCCAGACGCGATCTTCGTCATCGACCCCAAGCAGGAGGAAATCGCCGTCCGCGAAGCGAGAAAGCTCGGCATACCCGTCATCGCCGTGATCGACACCAACTGCGATCCCGACCTGGTCGACCACAAGATTCCCGGCAACGACGACGCCATCCGCGCGATTCGCCTGTTCTGCTCGGCCATGGCGGACGCCATCATCGAAGGGAAGGCTCTCTACGAGCAGTCGCTCGCCAGAGAAGCGGCCGGCGAGGCGCCGTCCGGCGGCCCGGCGCCGGAGCCCGCTCCGGCAGAGCAGACGTCCGCGGGAGGAGCCTGATCGCGATGGAAGTGAGCGCAGCGACCGTCAAGGAGCTTCGGGAAAAAACCGGCGCCGGAATCATGGATTGCAAGAAGGCGCTGGCGGAGTCGGGGGGCGATCTCGAGAAGGCCGTCGAGTACCTCCGCCAAAAAGGCCTCGCCGCCGCGGCGAAAAAGGCCGCCAACGTCGCGGCCGACGGGGCGATCGGGGCGTACGTGCATCCGGGGGGGAAGATCGGGGTCCTGGTGGAGCTCAACTGCCAGACCGATTTCGTCGCTAGGACCGCGGAGTTTCAAAACCTCTTGAAGGACATCGCCATGCAGATCGCGGCCGCGAACCCGCGCTACATCAGGCCGGAGGACGTGCCGGCCGAGGAGGTGGAAAGCGAGCGAGCGATATATCGACGCCAGGCGCTCGAATCGGGCAAGCCGGAAAAGGTGGTCGAGAAGATCGTCGAGGGCAAGCTCGAACGTTTCTACTCCGAAGTGTGCCTCCTGGAACAAGCCTACATCAAGGATCCGGACAAGAAGGTGTCGGACGTTCTCGCCGAGGCGATCGCGCGGCTGGGAGAAAACATCCAGGTTCGCAGATTCGCGCGCTATCACCTCGGAGAGGGCTTGCAGAAGAGCTAGCGCCGCATGAACGACGGCAAGCTCAAATACCGGCGGATCATCCTGAAGGTGACCGGGGAGATCTTCGCCGGCCCGCAGGCCTTCGGCATCGACGGCAAGACCGTCAAAGCCTTCGCGCAGGAGCTCAAAGAAGTCAAAGATATGGGTTGCGAGATGGCGCTCGTCGTCGGCGGCGGCAACATCTTCCGCGGCGCGCTGGCGAGCGAGATGGGGATGGACCGCGCGAGCGCCGACACGATGGGCATGCTCGCGACCGTCATCAACAGCCTCGCTCTGCAGGACGCGCTCGAGAAGCTCGGCGTTTCCACGCGGGTGCTTTCCGCCATCGAAATGCGCCAGGTGGCCGAGCCCTACATCCGCCGCCGCGCGACGCGCCATCTGGAGAAAGGGCGGGTCGTGATTTTCGCCGGCGGGACCGGCAATCCCTACTTCACGACGGATACGACGGCGAGCCTGCGGGCGATGGAGATCGGCGCCGAGGTCATTCTCAAAGCGACGAAGGTCGAGGGCGTCTACGACGCCGATCCCTTCAAGTACAAGGGCGCCACGAAATTCCAGGAGCTGACCTATATCGAGGTGTTGAACCGCGAGCTGAAGATCATGGATTCCACGGCGATCTCGCTGTGCATGGACCACCAGCTGCCGATCATCGTTTTCAATCTGATGGAAAAGGGCAATATCAGGCGGGTCGTGTCGGGTGAACCGATAGGAACCTTGGTAAGCGCGGGGAAACGATGAATGAAGCCTTGTTCGCTGAGTTGCAGAAAGAGATGGAGCAGTCGCTCAACGCTCTGCGCAAGGAGCTGGCGCGGCTGAGAACCGGACGGGCCTCGACGGCTCTGCTGGAGGGCCTGGTCGTGGAGTACTACGGAGCGAGCACGCCGCTCAACCAGCTGGCCACGCTGAGCGCGCCCGAGCCGCGGCTGCTGGTGATCCAGCCGTTCGACCGCAGCGCCATCGGCGATATAGAAAAGGCCATCCTCAAGTCGGATCTGGGTTTGACTCCCGCCAACGACGGCAAGATCATCCGGGTGCCGATCCCGCAGCTGACGGAAGAGCGCCGCAAGGAGCTGGTGAAGCACGTCAAGAAGATCGGCGAGGAGTACCGCGTCTCGCTCCGCAACCATCGCCGGGTCGCCATCGAGCGCCTCAAGGAAAGCGAGAAGAAAAAAGAGATCACCGCCGACGAGTGCAAGCACGCGCAGGAACGGGTGCAGAAGATCACGGACGAGTTCGTCGGCCGGGTGGACAAGGTGTTGAAAGCGAAGGAAGCAGAGATCATGGAGGTGTGATCTCCGCCGCCTCCGTGCCGGCCGTTTCCGCGTTCCTGCGAAAAAGGTTCCCCGCGGCCCCTTCCGGCCTTCCGTCGATGAAGCGCAGCGTGACCCGCCAGGCCTGAGATGGACTTCGGCGCACTGGAAAAGAGCCGGTTGCCCCGGCACGTGGCCATCATCATGGATGGCAACGGCCGTTGGGCGCGCTCGCGGGGAAAGAGCCGCATCGAGGGCCACCGCAAGGGCAAGACCTCCGTGCGGGCCATCGTCGAGATGAGCCGCAAGCTCGGCATTCCCTATCTGACCCTGTTCGCCTTCTCGACCGAAAACTGGCACCGTCCCGACGACGAGGTCCATGCGTTGATGGGACTTCTCGAGCACTACCTGGTGGCCGAGCAGGACAAGATGATGCGCTACGGCATCCGGTTGCTGGCGGTCGGGGACCGCGAGCGTTTGCCGCCGGCGGTGAGGCGGACGCTGGAGGAAGTGATCGAGCTGACGCGCGACAACAGGCGCATGACCGTGGTGCTGGCGCTCAGCTACAGCGGCCGCGACGAGCTGGTGCGCATGACGCGCAAGATCGCGGAAAAGGTCCGGCGCGGGGAGTGCTCGCCCGACGACATTTCCGAGCCGTTCATCTCGGCGCACATGGATACTCCCGGCGTGCCGGATCCCGACCTCCTGATCCGCACCAGCGGCGAGATGCGGATCAGCAACTTCTACCTCTGGCAGATCGCGTACAGCGAGCTATACGTCACTCCCACGTTGTGGCCCGATTTCCGGGAGCCCCAGTACCTGGAAGCGCTCCTCGAATACCAGCGGCGTCGCAGGAGGTTCGGCCGAACCGACGAGCAGATACTCGACGGTCTTCCTTCGCCCGCGAAGGCCGGTGGAAGCAAATCTTAGAGCCAGGCTGGCGACTGCGGCGGCGGGAATCCCGCTGCTGGTCGTGCTGGTGGGGTGGGCCGGCCGGGAGGTCTTCGCCGGATTTCTGCTTCTGGTCGCTCTGCGGGCGTTGTGGGAATATTTCGGCGTCGTCTTTCCCGAAAGCAGGAAACATCGCCTTCTGGGGACCCTGTTCGGGGGCCTCTTGTCGGCCTCGGTAATATGGGGACCCGGCCGGGCGGGCGCGCCGGCCGGGTGGCTGATGCTGCTTTTCGCCGTCTATCTCTTTCTCGGCGGACCGTTGAAGGAGAGACTGGCGGGGCTGGCCTGGACGCTGCTCGGCACTCTCTACATCGGTCTCCTGGTGCCGCAATGGATCTTTCTGTTCGAGCGGGACCAAGGGCGACGCTGGGTTTTTTTCGTCTTATTTGTCATCATGTCTGGAGACACGCTGGCGTATTTCATCGGGGGTCGGTTCGGCCGCGTCAAGCTCGTCCCCGAGCTCAGTCCCGGCAAAACCGTCGAAGGGGCGCTGGCCTATGTCGCCGGGGGTGTTGCCGCGGGGGCCCTGGGC
Protein-coding sequences here:
- the tsf gene encoding translation elongation factor Ts, giving the protein MEVSAATVKELREKTGAGIMDCKKALAESGGDLEKAVEYLRQKGLAAAAKKAANVAADGAIGAYVHPGGKIGVLVELNCQTDFVARTAEFQNLLKDIAMQIAAANPRYIRPEDVPAEEVESERAIYRRQALESGKPEKVVEKIVEGKLERFYSEVCLLEQAYIKDPDKKVSDVLAEAIARLGENIQVRRFARYHLGEGLQKS
- the frr gene encoding ribosome recycling factor, whose amino-acid sequence is MNEALFAELQKEMEQSLNALRKELARLRTGRASTALLEGLVVEYYGASTPLNQLATLSAPEPRLLVIQPFDRSAIGDIEKAILKSDLGLTPANDGKIIRVPIPQLTEERRKELVKHVKKIGEEYRVSLRNHRRVAIERLKESEKKKEITADECKHAQERVQKITDEFVGRVDKVLKAKEAEIMEV
- the rpsB gene encoding 30S ribosomal protein S2, with protein sequence MAEISMKQLLEAGVHFGHQTSRWNPKMKPYIFGARNGIHIIDLQQTVSMFKEVEAVVRNLAASGGHILFVGTKKQAQDAIKEEAERCGMFYVHNRWLGGTLTNFTTIRQSIERLRKLEEMENDPKIVEALTKKEMLGLKREREKLEQALGGIKGMKKLPDAIFVIDPKQEEIAVREARKLGIPVIAVIDTNCDPDLVDHKIPGNDDAIRAIRLFCSAMADAIIEGKALYEQSLAREAAGEAPSGGPAPEPAPAEQTSAGGA
- the uppS gene encoding polyprenyl diphosphate synthase, whose product is MDFGALEKSRLPRHVAIIMDGNGRWARSRGKSRIEGHRKGKTSVRAIVEMSRKLGIPYLTLFAFSTENWHRPDDEVHALMGLLEHYLVAEQDKMMRYGIRLLAVGDRERLPPAVRRTLEEVIELTRDNRRMTVVLALSYSGRDELVRMTRKIAEKVRRGECSPDDISEPFISAHMDTPGVPDPDLLIRTSGEMRISNFYLWQIAYSELYVTPTLWPDFREPQYLEALLEYQRRRRRFGRTDEQILDGLPSPAKAGGSKS
- a CDS encoding phosphatidate cytidylyltransferase; translation: MEANLRARLATAAAGIPLLVVLVGWAGREVFAGFLLLVALRALWEYFGVVFPESRKHRLLGTLFGGLLSASVIWGPGRAGAPAGWLMLLFAVYLFLGGPLKERLAGLAWTLLGTLYIGLLVPQWIFLFERDQGRRWVFFVLFVIMSGDTLAYFIGGRFGRVKLVPELSPGKTVEGALAYVAGGVAAGALGAPFLAPQIGWLEAVGLAGLLGLVGQLGDLFESWIKRAFAIKDAGTFLPGHGGVLDRIDSLVFAAAFTVLYLDAFHR
- the pyrH gene encoding UMP kinase, whose translation is MNDGKLKYRRIILKVTGEIFAGPQAFGIDGKTVKAFAQELKEVKDMGCEMALVVGGGNIFRGALASEMGMDRASADTMGMLATVINSLALQDALEKLGVSTRVLSAIEMRQVAEPYIRRRATRHLEKGRVVIFAGGTGNPYFTTDTTASLRAMEIGAEVILKATKVEGVYDADPFKYKGATKFQELTYIEVLNRELKIMDSTAISLCMDHQLPIIVFNLMEKGNIRRVVSGEPIGTLVSAGKR